From the Deltaproteobacteria bacterium genome, the window GCATACCGGAAACCCTGGTGAGGTATGCTCCGGGCATCGAGGATGCGGATGATCTGATAGCCGATCTTGACCAGAGCCTCGAGCAGATCGGTTAGTCGCAGCCATGCAATGGCCGTGGATCGAAGACGGGAAACGACGTTTCTCAGGACGTTCACGGCTGAGGAGGATATCCCGATGAGTGACTTTTACAAGTACCACGGCTTAGGGAACGATTATCTTGTGGTGGACCCTGCCAAGTTCAACCTCGAGGTCACGGCCGAATCGGTCAGACTCATCTGCGACAGAAACCGCGGTGTCGGGTCGGACGGGATCCTTTACGGCCCCCTGATAGACGAAGACGGCTCCATCTCTGTCAGGATATACAACCCTGATGGCAGCGAGGCGGAGAAGAGCGGCAACGGGCTCCGGATCTTCTCCAGGTACCTCCACGAGGCCGGGTACGTTAGCTCACAGGATTTCGAGATCAACACCCAGGGAGGCAGGGTCTCCGTCCATCTCGACTCTCCAGATGCAAGGCTCATGACGGTAAGCATGGGGAGACTGACCTTCCGCAGTCGAGAGATCCCTGTGAGGGGCCCGGAGAGGGAGGTCCTCGAGGAACCCCTGGAAGTCAACGGCCGGAAGCTCGAGATCTCAGCCGCTTCCATCGGAAACCCCCATTGCGTCGTCCTCTGCGACCGGGTGGACCGTAACCTCGCCCACCAACTGGGCCCTCTTTTGGAGAGACACCCCCTCTTCCCCCGGAGGACCAACGTCCAGTTCATGGAGATCCTCGACCGCCGGAACATCAAGATCGAGATATGGGAACGGGGAGCAGGCTATACCCTGGCATCAGGCAGCAGCAGTTGCGCGGCCGCCGGGGTTGCGTACAGGCTCGGCCGTTGCGACCCGGAGATCCAGGTCCACATGCCCGGTGGAACCCTGCATGTCTTCCTGTCGCCGGACTTCTCGGTGAGAATGAGGGGCGAGGTCTCGGCTGTTTTCGAGGGCCGCTTTGCCGATGAGATCCGTACAAGGCTCGTCCCCGGCCAGGGAGATCGGCTTCACTGAATGCCGGGCGTCTTCTCCACGGAGACCTTCCTGGCGATCCGTCTCTTCCAAACCAGAGCCAGGAGGCCGGCCGGGCCTGACAGCACGTAGATGGCAAAGATAGAGAAGAGAGTGACCTCCGGCTCTGCCACCACGATAATAAGGCAGAGGATGAGCACCACCAGTGTTCTGAAAGGCTTTCTTCGAAACAGGTCCAGTCCCTTTATGCTGAAGTAGCGGAGGTTGCTTACCATGAGGAAGGCGAGAAAATAGATCATCAAGAGAATCGAGACCTGCGCGGGTTTGTCCGGGAATCCGAGGCGGTGGTGGAGGAGAACCGTCAAGGCGATCATACACGCCGCCGCCGGGATTGGCAGACCCGTAAAAAACTTGCTTTCCAAAGAGACGGCCTGCACGTTGAACCTCGCCAGCCGCAGCGCCCCACAGGCCAGAAATAGAAAGGCAGCCAGCCAGCCGACCCTCCCGTAAGGTTTGAGAGCCCATGAGAACACCAGCAGGGCCGGAGCCAGGCCAAAAGAGACGAGGTCTGCCAGCGAATCGAACTCGATCCCGAAACGGCTGTTGGCCCCGGCAAGGCGAGCTATCTTGCCGTCGAGTACGTCAAATACTCCGGCCGCCAGGATGGCGATGGAAGCTTGCAGAAAACGGCCACTGAAGGTGGCCACAGTGGCAAAAAAACCGCAAAAGAGATTCCCCGATGTGAAGAGGTTGGGCAGGATGTAAACCCCCCGCAGCCTCCTCCGCCTCCCCGTGGGATCCTGCTTCTTCATAGAATCATCCCCAGTATGGATTCCCCTGCCCTGACCCTTTCTCCGGGTTTCACGACAGTTTCGATCCCTTCCGGCATGTAGACATCCAGGCGCGAACCGAAACGGATCATCCCGAAGATCTGCCCCTTCTCCAGCAATTCCCCCTTCTCCGGGTAACAGACGATCCTCCTGGCAACAAAACCGGCAATCTGGATAAAGAGGACTCTCAGGCCGTCCCTGCCCCTGATAACCAGGGCGTTCTGCTCGTTTTCCATGGACGACTTTTCCCTGTTGGCCAGATGGAACTTACCGGGGTTGTACTCCTTCTCTTCCACGATTCCGGATATAGGGGACCGGTTGATGTGCACATCGAAAAGAGACATAAAAATACTCACCTTCGTGGTTTCTCCGCCAAAGAACCTCTCTTCCCTGCATCTTCTAACCTGAAGGACCCGGCCGTCGGCCGGTGACAGAACCACGCGGTCAGATGGAGGAATCGCCCTCTTCGGGTTTCTGAAAAAATAGACGACAAAGACCGTGAGAAGACAAAGGCAGACAGAGGCGTAGAGCCACCTGCTCCACACCGAAAGAGCCGTGGCTGCAACCATGGGAGCAATAAAAGGCAACCCCTCCACCGCAATCGGCAATCTCTTGGTCGCTGTCATATACCCCGGGGAATCCTCGATCGTGTCGACTCACTTATACTCGGTTTTCCGGAAAAATTCAAACTCGATTTTTCTCATACAGGGTCACCACGAGTCCCCGGACCCAAGGGATAATGGTACCCTCCCTACAAGGCAAGACTCTGCCTAACCGTCCTCCTGATGGGAAGCCAGGATCCTCTGCATCTCGTCTTTGAGCATCAACTTCCTCTTCTTGATCTTCTTGACCTCCAATTCCTCCTGGGGCGCAAGAAAGGGCTTGGTTTCCAGACGCTCGAGTCGATCCTCCAACTCGGCGTGCCGCTCTTTCATTGTCCGGAACGCCTGGTTCTCTCGAATTAGTCTGCTCACGAGAGTCTCTTCCTTTTCTCCCATCTCCATCTACCCCCTATCTGTTTTGCTTCCCCCTTCCTTCTTCATACCGTATTTCCGCCTCTGACCGCCGAACATAACGGGGCACGAAGGTGGCAAGATCCAGAGTCTTACCTCTGGCGAGAAGGCTCACCCCCATCCGCGCCACCACGCTCCCGCGGACATAGCCGAGTTCAGGACCGGCAAAAGAGGCCTGCTGGCCGAGCTCCCTCTTCAAGAAACCCCCATAGACCTCAAGGCCTTCACCCAAGAACGTCACAGGTCCATGGATCTTCTCAACGAGAGCCCTCGGCGAGACAGCCATGTCTTCTGTCAGCCTCTTGACCCTGTGGGAAAAATCCACCCGAAACAGGGCAGCATAGACCTCCTTCTTCCTGGCATCGAGGATGGGACAGACCTCCCCCGCCGCATTGGAGACGTTCAGGGCGAGGGCTTCCAGGGTGGA encodes:
- a CDS encoding YdcH family protein produces the protein MGEKEETLVSRLIRENQAFRTMKERHAELEDRLERLETKPFLAPQEELEVKKIKKRKLMLKDEMQRILASHQEDG
- the pssA gene encoding CDP-diacylglycerol--serine O-phosphatidyltransferase, with amino-acid sequence MKKQDPTGRRRRLRGVYILPNLFTSGNLFCGFFATVATFSGRFLQASIAILAAGVFDVLDGKIARLAGANSRFGIEFDSLADLVSFGLAPALLVFSWALKPYGRVGWLAAFLFLACGALRLARFNVQAVSLESKFFTGLPIPAAACMIALTVLLHHRLGFPDKPAQVSILLMIYFLAFLMVSNLRYFSIKGLDLFRRKPFRTLVVLILCLIIVVAEPEVTLFSIFAIYVLSGPAGLLALVWKRRIARKVSVEKTPGIQ
- a CDS encoding diaminopimelate epimerase, whose translation is MSDFYKYHGLGNDYLVVDPAKFNLEVTAESVRLICDRNRGVGSDGILYGPLIDEDGSISVRIYNPDGSEAEKSGNGLRIFSRYLHEAGYVSSQDFEINTQGGRVSVHLDSPDARLMTVSMGRLTFRSREIPVRGPEREVLEEPLEVNGRKLEISAASIGNPHCVVLCDRVDRNLAHQLGPLLERHPLFPRRTNVQFMEILDRRNIKIEIWERGAGYTLASGSSSCAAAGVAYRLGRCDPEIQVHMPGGTLHVFLSPDFSVRMRGEVSAVFEGRFADEIRTRLVPGQGDRLH
- a CDS encoding phosphatidylserine decarboxylase family protein, whose product is MTATKRLPIAVEGLPFIAPMVAATALSVWSRWLYASVCLCLLTVFVVYFFRNPKRAIPPSDRVVLSPADGRVLQVRRCREERFFGGETTKVSIFMSLFDVHINRSPISGIVEEKEYNPGKFHLANREKSSMENEQNALVIRGRDGLRVLFIQIAGFVARRIVCYPEKGELLEKGQIFGMIRFGSRLDVYMPEGIETVVKPGERVRAGESILGMIL
- the tsaB gene encoding tRNA (adenosine(37)-N6)-threonylcarbamoyltransferase complex dimerization subunit type 1 TsaB, translating into MKVLGISTSTPFGSVGLVDSDRVVGEYSLNLPITHAERLMTSIDRLLTDAGVPLSEVEGLSVTLGPGSFTGLRIGISTAKGLAFAMGLPVAGVSTLEALALNVSNAAGEVCPILDARKKEVYAALFRVDFSHRVKRLTEDMAVSPRALVEKIHGPVTFLGEGLEVYGGFLKRELGQQASFAGPELGYVRGSVVARMGVSLLARGKTLDLATFVPRYVRRSEAEIRYEEGRGKQNR